A part of Mycolicibacterium sp. TUM20985 genomic DNA contains:
- a CDS encoding Dps family protein: MTQFTVPGMSAKEGKDVATLLQKQLSAYNDLHLTLKHIHWNVVGPNFIGVHEMIDPQVELVRGYADEVAERIATLGGSPKGTPGAIIKDRTWDDYSIERDTVQAHLAALDVVYNGVISSTREAIEATDEPDPITNDMLIGHAAELEKFQWFVRAHLENSGGQLITEGETTEKGAAKSAKNGRSARNGKSK, from the coding sequence ATGACCCAATTCACCGTGCCCGGAATGTCGGCCAAAGAGGGCAAGGACGTTGCCACCCTGCTGCAGAAGCAGTTGAGCGCCTACAACGACCTGCACCTGACGCTCAAGCACATCCACTGGAACGTCGTCGGCCCGAACTTCATCGGCGTTCACGAGATGATCGACCCGCAGGTCGAGCTGGTCCGCGGTTACGCCGACGAGGTTGCCGAGCGGATCGCCACCCTCGGCGGGTCGCCGAAGGGCACGCCCGGCGCGATCATCAAAGACCGCACCTGGGATGACTATTCGATCGAGCGGGACACCGTGCAGGCGCACCTCGCCGCGCTGGACGTCGTCTACAACGGCGTGATCTCCAGCACTCGTGAGGCGATCGAGGCCACCGACGAGCCCGACCCCATCACCAACGACATGCTCATCGGGCACGCCGCCGAACTGGAGAAGTTCCAGTGGTTCGTGCGCGCGCACCTGGAGAACTCGGGTGGCCAGTTGATCACCGAGGGTGAGACCACGGAGAAGGGCGCGGCGAAGTCCGCCAAGAACGGCCGGAGCGCCCGAAACGGCAAGTCGAAGTAA
- a CDS encoding NAD(P)/FAD-dependent oxidoreductase produces the protein MSPVNGHISHWFDKMPSPRSWLPGDRDADVCIVGAGYTGLWTAYYLKRADPSLRITILEARFAGFGASGRNGGWLSGLAPGDRHAMARQHGRQSVLDWQRALNDAVDEVADVAAREGIDAGIVKGGTMQIARNPAQAKRLAAELAEEREWGVDGLTELTTTEAAQRIRFSRVVAAYHTPHCARIQPAALARGLADVVEALGVQIYEQTPVTEIAPGRATTARGTVKAPIVLRATEGFTAALPGLKRRWLPMNSSMIATEPISPEVWDSIGWDGRETVGDMAHGFFYAQRTVDDRIAIGGRSVPYRFASRTDVDGKVPGRTIRHLAEVLHDVLPQVRDVPIAHGWCGVLAVPRDWSAGVDLDRATGLGWAGGYVGHGVTATNLAGRTLADLVREEKTPLTEMPWVAHRSKTWEPEPLRWLGVRSLYVAYKVADRHESGGRATTSPIAGVADLITGRP, from the coding sequence GTGTCTCCCGTGAACGGTCACATCTCGCACTGGTTCGACAAGATGCCCTCGCCCCGGTCGTGGCTGCCCGGCGACCGCGACGCCGACGTGTGCATCGTCGGGGCCGGCTACACCGGGCTGTGGACCGCCTACTACCTCAAGCGGGCCGACCCCTCGCTGCGCATCACCATTCTCGAAGCGCGGTTCGCGGGCTTCGGCGCCTCGGGTCGCAACGGCGGCTGGCTGTCGGGGCTGGCGCCCGGTGACCGCCACGCCATGGCTCGCCAGCATGGCCGCCAGAGCGTGCTCGACTGGCAGCGGGCGCTCAACGACGCGGTCGACGAGGTCGCGGACGTCGCTGCGCGCGAGGGGATCGACGCAGGCATCGTCAAGGGCGGCACCATGCAGATCGCCCGCAACCCCGCCCAGGCGAAGCGGCTCGCCGCCGAGCTCGCCGAGGAACGCGAATGGGGTGTCGACGGGCTCACCGAGCTGACGACGACCGAAGCGGCGCAACGGATTCGGTTCTCCCGCGTGGTGGCGGCTTATCACACGCCGCACTGCGCCCGGATCCAGCCCGCAGCGCTGGCGAGGGGACTCGCCGACGTCGTCGAGGCGCTCGGCGTGCAGATCTACGAGCAGACGCCGGTCACGGAGATCGCCCCGGGCCGAGCCACGACTGCCAGGGGCACCGTCAAGGCGCCCATCGTGTTGCGCGCCACCGAGGGCTTCACGGCGGCGCTGCCCGGCCTGAAACGGCGGTGGCTCCCGATGAACAGCTCGATGATCGCCACCGAGCCCATCAGCCCCGAGGTGTGGGACTCCATCGGCTGGGACGGCCGCGAAACGGTCGGCGACATGGCGCACGGGTTCTTCTACGCCCAGCGCACCGTCGATGACCGCATCGCCATCGGCGGGCGCAGTGTGCCCTACCGCTTCGCCTCGCGGACCGACGTCGACGGCAAGGTTCCCGGCCGTACGATCCGGCATCTCGCCGAGGTGTTGCACGACGTCCTGCCGCAGGTGCGCGACGTACCGATCGCCCACGGTTGGTGCGGTGTACTCGCCGTCCCGCGGGACTGGTCGGCGGGTGTCGACCTGGACCGGGCCACGGGTCTCGGCTGGGCCGGTGGCTACGTCGGCCACGGTGTCACCGCGACCAATCTGGCCGGGCGCACGCTCGCCGATCTGGTGCGCGAGGAGAAGACGCCGTTGACCGAGATGCCCTGGGTGGCTCACCGTTCGAAGACCTGGGAGCCCGAACCGTTGCGGTGGCTCGGCGTCCGCAGCCTCTACGTCGCGTACAAGGTCGCCGACCGACACGAGTCCGGCGGCCGCGCCACCACGTCGCCGATCGCCGGTGTCGCCGACCTGATCACCGGGCGGCCCTGA
- a CDS encoding DUF2461 domain-containing protein, translated as MTEPVPVFDGFPETALDFYDDLEVDNTKSFWTANQDVYVRCVKAPMTALCAGLESEFGPAKVFRPFRDVRFAKDKTPYKTHQGAFVGAGPACGWYVEIAARGVRTGAGFYDASRDDLARIRASIVDESGGKQLQRILTKLTKAGFTVGGDRLKTAPRGYDADHPRIELLRHRSLTVGKEYGFEPIIHSADLLGAVRADWTATRPLVDWLSARLG; from the coding sequence ATGACCGAACCGGTGCCCGTGTTCGATGGCTTCCCCGAGACCGCGCTCGACTTCTACGACGACCTCGAGGTCGACAACACCAAGTCGTTCTGGACGGCGAACCAGGACGTCTACGTACGGTGCGTGAAGGCGCCGATGACCGCGCTGTGTGCCGGTCTGGAATCAGAGTTCGGCCCCGCCAAGGTCTTTCGCCCATTTCGCGATGTCCGGTTCGCCAAGGACAAGACGCCGTACAAGACGCATCAGGGTGCCTTCGTCGGAGCCGGCCCCGCCTGCGGCTGGTACGTCGAGATCGCGGCCCGCGGCGTCCGCACCGGTGCCGGTTTCTATGACGCCAGCAGGGATGACCTCGCCCGCATCCGGGCGTCGATCGTCGACGAGTCCGGTGGCAAGCAGCTGCAACGGATCCTGACCAAACTGACGAAGGCCGGCTTCACCGTCGGCGGTGACCGGCTCAAGACCGCACCACGCGGATACGACGCCGACCACCCACGCATCGAGTTGCTGCGGCACCGTTCCCTGACGGTCGGCAAGGAATACGGCTTCGAGCCGATCATTCATAGCGCCGACCTCCTCGGTGCCGTGCGCGCGGACTGGACGGCCACCCGGCCGCTGGTCGACTGGCTCAGCGCACGCCTTGGATGA
- a CDS encoding SRPBCC family protein: MSEPSAQASVTIAASCADVYAIITDLPTMATLAEETSAMEWVDGDAARPGAVFKGRNNNGGKSWTTKCTVTHAEPGRVFAFDVKSAIIPVAHWRYDIEPVDGGCRVTEQTWDRRPAWFRKPAGLATGVSDRTGANAKHIEVTLQRLKTRAETA; encoded by the coding sequence ATGAGCGAACCCTCGGCCCAGGCCTCGGTCACCATCGCCGCAAGCTGCGCCGACGTCTACGCAATCATCACCGATCTCCCGACGATGGCGACGCTCGCCGAGGAGACCTCCGCGATGGAGTGGGTCGACGGTGACGCCGCCCGCCCCGGCGCGGTGTTCAAGGGTCGTAACAACAACGGCGGCAAGTCGTGGACCACCAAGTGCACGGTCACCCACGCCGAGCCCGGCCGGGTGTTCGCGTTCGACGTCAAGAGCGCCATCATCCCGGTGGCCCACTGGCGGTACGACATCGAGCCCGTCGACGGCGGGTGCCGCGTCACCGAGCAGACGTGGGACCGCCGGCCCGCGTGGTTCCGCAAGCCCGCCGGACTGGCCACGGGGGTGAGCGACCGCACCGGCGCGAACGCCAAGCACATCGAGGTCACGCTCCAGCGTCTGAAGACCAGGGCCGAGACCGCCTGA
- a CDS encoding PaaI family thioesterase translates to MRHPTNTPIGRFRIETDEETPARCVASLPVSGLANPLTGTQGLGPLAVLVDHVAGLVNHFRRTDDEWTVTSELSLELTPTCAATIADHPDTPVIGTARPVGSRSVTALGECDLAVGATIVGTGTVRSYYVQAPARLAAWPTDDGGEAVKTGLAAIMATGGPYREGAAHVLPQGFDPALNNSIDVIHGGIASAGLEAVASAAVNADRAADPLATASLRVNFLRQFFAGDQSRYVGTALRVGRRSGVADAQAVGSDGKVAIVARLTAYRC, encoded by the coding sequence ATGCGCCACCCAACGAACACTCCCATCGGCAGGTTCCGGATCGAGACCGACGAGGAGACACCCGCCCGCTGCGTGGCGAGCCTGCCCGTGTCCGGGCTGGCAAACCCCCTCACCGGAACCCAGGGACTGGGCCCCCTGGCCGTGCTGGTCGATCACGTGGCCGGGCTGGTCAACCACTTCCGACGCACCGACGACGAGTGGACCGTCACCAGTGAGCTGTCGCTGGAACTGACGCCCACCTGCGCGGCGACGATCGCCGACCACCCGGACACGCCGGTGATCGGCACCGCCCGGCCGGTCGGTTCCAGGTCCGTGACCGCGCTCGGAGAATGCGACCTGGCCGTCGGCGCAACGATCGTCGGGACCGGGACCGTGCGGTCCTATTACGTTCAAGCGCCGGCTCGGCTCGCCGCGTGGCCGACCGATGACGGCGGGGAGGCCGTCAAGACCGGGCTGGCCGCGATCATGGCCACCGGGGGCCCCTACCGGGAGGGCGCCGCTCACGTGCTGCCGCAGGGCTTCGACCCGGCGTTGAACAACAGCATCGACGTCATCCACGGCGGGATCGCCTCGGCCGGACTCGAAGCCGTCGCCTCGGCGGCGGTCAACGCCGATCGTGCCGCCGACCCGCTGGCCACCGCGTCGCTGCGCGTGAACTTCCTGCGGCAGTTCTTCGCAGGTGACCAATCCCGTTACGTCGGAACCGCATTGCGGGTGGGACGTCGCAGCGGAGTGGCCGACGCGCAGGCCGTCGGCAGCGACGGCAAGGTCGCCATCGTCGCGCGGTTGACCGCGTACCGCTGCTAG
- the aqpZ gene encoding aquaporin Z → MTTPTMFHRLAAELIGTFWLVLGGCGAAVFAADPAGDKSVGIGFLGVSLAFGLTVLTGVYAFGTISGGHFNPAVTLGAALAKRVEWKALPAYWITQVVGGLLAGLVIYVIANGRADFEPTGAMAANGYGEHSPFGYSMVAVLITEVLLTFIFLLVILGATDDRAPKGFAGLAIGLTLTLIHLISIPISNTSVNPARSTGVAFFNGDGAPAQLWLFWLAPLVGAAIAGVAYPYLFGRNEELADRPVRDDALDEAAAE, encoded by the coding sequence ATGACAACACCAACGATGTTCCATCGCCTGGCAGCGGAGCTCATCGGGACGTTCTGGTTGGTCCTCGGCGGTTGTGGCGCTGCGGTATTCGCGGCCGACCCGGCCGGTGACAAGTCGGTGGGCATCGGGTTCCTCGGCGTCTCGCTCGCCTTCGGCCTGACCGTGCTCACCGGCGTGTACGCGTTCGGCACCATCTCCGGCGGACACTTCAACCCGGCCGTCACGCTGGGCGCCGCGCTGGCCAAGCGGGTGGAGTGGAAGGCCCTGCCCGCGTACTGGATCACCCAGGTCGTCGGCGGGCTGCTCGCCGGGCTCGTGATCTACGTGATCGCCAACGGCCGGGCGGACTTCGAACCCACGGGCGCCATGGCGGCCAACGGCTACGGCGAGCACTCGCCGTTCGGCTACTCGATGGTCGCGGTGTTGATCACCGAGGTACTACTAACGTTCATCTTCCTTCTGGTGATCCTCGGCGCCACCGATGATCGGGCCCCAAAGGGCTTCGCGGGCTTGGCAATCGGATTGACCCTGACGCTGATCCACTTGATCTCCATCCCGATCTCCAACACCTCGGTGAACCCCGCGCGCTCGACCGGGGTGGCCTTCTTCAACGGCGACGGGGCACCGGCCCAGCTGTGGCTGTTCTGGTTGGCCCCGTTGGTCGGCGCGGCGATCGCGGGGGTGGCCTATCCATACCTGTTCGGCCGCAACGAGGAACTGGCCGATCGCCCCGTCCGCGACGACGCCCTGGACGAGGCGGCCGCAGAATGA
- a CDS encoding chloride channel protein, whose translation MPMARDTGGWVGAFVRNSGYLRKWLILGISIGVIAGLGAVVFYLALDYAGRFLLGDLGGYRPPTAAAEGGDRGSTGFDRAWAIPLVTFGGALVSAFIVAKFAPEAEGHGTDSAIEAVHTDPRSIRARAVLVKMVSSALTIGSGGSAGREGPTAQISAGFGSLLARRLDLSDVDGRVAVSLGIGSGIGAIFGAPLGGAVLAASIVYREDFDYRSLIPGFITSGTAYAIYGAFLGYDPLFGFVAPDYRFNPTQLGWFLVIGIISAAVGYLYARVFYGTVALTRRLPGNKVIKPAIGGLLVGLLALPIPQILSSGYGWVQLASAEDTLAAIPLWIVLILPFAKILATSLSIGTGGSGGIFGPGMVIGGFVGAAIWRLADLAGMPGIPSGPGVFVVVAMMACFGSVAHAPLAVMIMVAEMTGSFSVLPGAMITVGIAYLLITRSSVSIYQSQRLNRESAEAERRGEPRITRDEFE comes from the coding sequence ATGCCCATGGCGCGCGACACCGGCGGCTGGGTGGGCGCCTTCGTCCGCAACTCGGGCTACCTGCGCAAGTGGTTGATCCTCGGCATCTCCATCGGCGTCATCGCCGGGCTCGGTGCCGTGGTGTTCTACCTCGCCCTCGACTACGCGGGCCGCTTCCTGCTCGGCGACCTCGGCGGCTACCGACCGCCCACCGCTGCCGCCGAGGGTGGCGATCGAGGGTCGACGGGTTTCGACCGGGCCTGGGCGATCCCCCTGGTGACCTTTGGCGGCGCGCTGGTGTCGGCCTTCATCGTCGCCAAGTTCGCACCGGAGGCCGAGGGGCACGGCACCGACAGTGCGATCGAGGCGGTGCACACCGACCCGCGGTCCATCCGGGCGCGTGCGGTGCTCGTCAAGATGGTGTCCAGCGCGCTGACCATCGGCTCCGGCGGATCAGCGGGCCGTGAGGGACCGACCGCGCAGATCTCCGCCGGCTTCGGTTCACTCCTCGCCAGGCGTCTGGACCTCTCGGACGTCGACGGGCGCGTCGCGGTGTCGTTGGGCATCGGGTCGGGTATCGGCGCCATCTTCGGTGCGCCATTGGGCGGCGCGGTGCTGGCCGCGTCGATCGTCTACCGCGAGGACTTCGACTATCGCTCGCTAATCCCCGGCTTCATCACCTCGGGCACCGCGTACGCCATCTACGGCGCCTTTCTCGGCTATGACCCGCTGTTCGGCTTCGTCGCCCCCGATTATCGGTTCAATCCCACCCAACTCGGATGGTTCCTGGTCATCGGAATCATCTCCGCGGCCGTCGGTTACCTCTATGCGCGGGTGTTCTACGGCACCGTGGCACTGACGCGCCGCCTGCCAGGGAACAAGGTGATCAAGCCCGCGATCGGAGGCCTGCTGGTCGGCCTGCTGGCTCTGCCCATTCCGCAGATCCTGTCCAGCGGCTACGGCTGGGTGCAGCTGGCGTCGGCAGAGGACACCCTCGCGGCGATTCCGCTCTGGATCGTGCTGATCCTGCCGTTCGCCAAGATCCTCGCCACCTCGCTGTCCATCGGCACCGGCGGTTCCGGTGGCATCTTCGGCCCCGGGATGGTGATCGGCGGGTTCGTCGGCGCCGCTATCTGGAGGCTGGCCGATCTCGCCGGTATGCCCGGGATTCCCTCTGGCCCAGGGGTATTCGTGGTCGTGGCGATGATGGCCTGCTTCGGCAGCGTCGCGCATGCGCCCCTCGCGGTGATGATCATGGTGGCCGAGATGACCGGGTCCTTCTCAGTCCTCCCCGGGGCAATGATCACCGTCGGCATCGCCTACCTCCTGATCACCCGCAGCAGCGTGTCGATCTACCAGTCCCAACGGCTGAATCGGGAGAGTGCCGAAGCCGAGCGGCGGGGTGAGCCGCGGATCACCAGGGACGAGTTCGAGTAG
- a CDS encoding formate/nitrite transporter family protein, with translation MGETNNRDLGATDSPLEDELEDAFVRMIGEGTQRLHRTWREVLVTGFVGGTEVAMGVLAYLSVSYATHDPLLAGLAFSIGFLALLLGRSELFTEGFLIPVTTVVAKRASVAQLAKLWSGTLLANLLGGWVIMWLIMTGFPKLHDEAVESATHFIAAPITAQTVALTLLGGMVITLMTRMQHGTDSMVGKIAAAVAGAFLLAGLQMFHSILDSLLIFGALFTGDAPFGYLDWLSWFWYNLLGNMLGGLGLVTLLRLLRSKERLEEERDEADSSPPGDAPEG, from the coding sequence GTGGGTGAGACGAACAACCGTGACCTCGGGGCCACCGACAGTCCCCTGGAGGACGAGCTCGAGGACGCCTTCGTCCGCATGATCGGCGAGGGCACCCAGCGTTTGCACCGGACGTGGCGCGAGGTGCTGGTGACGGGATTCGTCGGCGGCACCGAGGTCGCCATGGGGGTGCTGGCCTACCTCTCGGTCTCGTACGCGACCCACGACCCGCTGCTGGCCGGGTTGGCGTTCTCCATCGGTTTCCTCGCGCTGCTGCTGGGCCGCAGCGAATTGTTCACCGAGGGATTCCTGATCCCCGTCACCACCGTGGTGGCCAAGCGCGCGAGCGTCGCTCAGCTGGCCAAACTATGGTCCGGGACGTTGTTGGCCAACCTGCTCGGTGGCTGGGTGATCATGTGGCTGATCATGACGGGGTTCCCCAAGCTGCACGACGAGGCCGTCGAGTCGGCCACGCACTTCATTGCGGCGCCCATCACGGCGCAGACCGTCGCCCTGACGTTGCTCGGCGGCATGGTGATCACGCTGATGACCCGCATGCAGCACGGCACCGATTCGATGGTCGGCAAGATCGCCGCCGCCGTCGCCGGCGCCTTCCTCCTGGCCGGTCTGCAGATGTTCCACTCGATCTTGGACTCGCTGCTGATCTTCGGCGCACTGTTCACCGGTGACGCCCCGTTCGGCTATCTGGATTGGCTGAGCTGGTTCTGGTACAACCTGCTCGGCAACATGCTCGGCGGCCTCGGCCTGGTCACACTCCTGCGGCTCTTACGGAGCAAGGAACGGCTGGAGGAGGAGCGCGACGAGGCGGACTCCTCCCCTCCGGGAGACGCTCCCGAGGGCTGA
- a CDS encoding DEAD/DEAH box helicase: MAPPLLDPTDLAALRAKGADADDLFASFAAWAEASGTVLYPAQEEALIELVSGANVILATPTGSGKSLVATGALYAALARSSAGHGGSFYTAPIKALVSEKFFALCDVFGAANVGMLTGDACVNAGAPIIACTAEVLANIALREGASADIGLVVMDEFHFYGDPDRGWAWQVPLLELPRAQFLLMSATLGDVTFLRDDLTRRTGRPTALVANAERPVPLHHYYATTPMHETIQDLLDTKQAPIYVVHFTQASALERAQALMSVNVSTKEEKAAIAELIGAFRFSSAFGSTLSRLVRHGIGVHHAGMLPKYRRLVEQLAQAGLLKVICGTDTLGVGINVPIRTVVFSALSKYDGTRTRLLNAREFHQIAGRAGRAGYDTAGTVVVEAPEHEVENLKQFAKVADDPKKRRKLVRRKVPEGMVPWSEKTQLRLVEATPEPLTSNMRVSTAMILDVVDRPGDPFVAMRRLLTDNHEPRKRQLRHIREAVGIARSLLQAGVLERLDEPEADGRRYRLTVDLPPDFALNQPLSTFALAAIDVLDPASDTYVMDVVSVIEATLEDPRQILSAQLKKARGEAVAAMKAEGIEYDERMALLDEVTYPKPLADVLEHVFALYLQSNPWAADGQLSPKSIVREMWLGAFTFREYVSVYGLTRSEGAVLRYLSDAFKALRSGVPAAARTEEVTDVVEWLGELVRQVDSSLLDEWEQLTSPDQPLDAPVAVPARPRPMTGNERAFTAMVRNALFRRVELFARGRWYDLGELDGGSGWTSERWAEVGREYYDEHDDVGTGADARGPALLIIDRQPDVWNVRQILDDPAGDHDWGLDVVVDLTASDEEGVAVLRVEDAGRRD; encoded by the coding sequence ATGGCCCCTCCCCTGCTGGACCCCACCGACCTGGCGGCGCTGCGCGCCAAGGGCGCCGATGCCGACGACCTGTTCGCCTCGTTCGCCGCCTGGGCGGAGGCCAGTGGCACGGTGCTCTACCCGGCGCAGGAGGAGGCGCTGATCGAGCTGGTCAGCGGCGCGAACGTCATCTTGGCCACCCCGACCGGTTCCGGCAAGTCCCTGGTGGCCACCGGCGCGCTGTACGCCGCGCTGGCTCGCTCTTCTGCAGGGCACGGCGGCAGCTTTTACACCGCACCCATCAAGGCCTTGGTCAGCGAGAAGTTCTTCGCCCTGTGCGACGTGTTCGGCGCGGCCAACGTCGGCATGCTCACCGGGGACGCGTGCGTCAACGCCGGAGCGCCGATCATCGCGTGCACCGCCGAGGTGCTTGCCAACATCGCTTTGCGCGAGGGCGCGTCCGCCGACATCGGGTTGGTCGTGATGGACGAGTTCCACTTCTACGGCGACCCGGACCGCGGCTGGGCCTGGCAGGTCCCGCTCCTCGAACTCCCGAGGGCCCAGTTCCTCTTGATGTCCGCCACGCTCGGTGACGTCACGTTCCTGCGCGATGACCTCACCCGCCGCACCGGCCGGCCGACGGCGCTGGTCGCCAACGCCGAGCGCCCCGTTCCGCTGCACCACTACTACGCGACGACGCCGATGCACGAGACGATCCAGGACCTCCTCGACACCAAGCAGGCGCCGATCTACGTCGTCCACTTCACCCAGGCGTCGGCACTCGAGCGGGCGCAGGCGCTGATGAGCGTGAACGTCAGCACCAAGGAGGAGAAGGCGGCGATCGCCGAACTCATTGGTGCCTTTCGCTTCTCGTCGGCCTTCGGGTCCACCCTGTCGCGGTTGGTGCGACACGGCATCGGGGTGCACCACGCCGGAATGCTGCCCAAGTACCGCCGACTGGTCGAGCAGCTGGCACAGGCCGGGCTGCTCAAGGTCATCTGCGGTACCGACACCCTCGGCGTCGGCATCAACGTGCCCATCCGGACCGTCGTCTTCTCGGCGTTGTCGAAGTACGACGGCACCCGCACGCGACTGCTCAACGCCCGCGAATTCCACCAGATCGCGGGCCGTGCCGGACGGGCCGGCTACGACACCGCCGGCACCGTCGTCGTCGAGGCACCCGAGCACGAGGTGGAGAATCTCAAACAGTTCGCCAAGGTTGCCGACGATCCGAAGAAGCGCCGGAAGTTGGTGCGCCGCAAGGTACCCGAGGGTATGGTGCCGTGGAGCGAGAAGACTCAACTACGGCTCGTCGAGGCCACCCCCGAACCGTTGACCAGCAACATGCGGGTCTCGACGGCGATGATCCTCGACGTCGTCGACCGTCCCGGCGACCCGTTCGTCGCGATGCGGCGACTGCTCACCGACAACCACGAACCACGCAAGCGACAACTGCGGCACATCCGCGAGGCGGTCGGCATCGCCCGCTCGCTGCTGCAGGCCGGAGTGCTCGAACGGCTCGACGAGCCCGAGGCCGACGGACGCCGCTACCGGCTGACGGTCGACCTGCCGCCGGACTTCGCCCTGAACCAGCCGCTGTCCACGTTCGCGCTCGCCGCGATCGACGTGCTCGACCCCGCGTCGGATACCTATGTGATGGACGTCGTCTCGGTGATCGAAGCGACGCTGGAGGACCCGCGGCAGATCCTGTCTGCACAGTTGAAGAAGGCCAGGGGCGAGGCCGTGGCCGCGATGAAGGCCGAGGGCATCGAGTACGACGAACGGATGGCGCTGCTCGACGAGGTCACCTATCCGAAACCTCTCGCGGACGTGCTCGAACACGTCTTCGCGCTGTACCTGCAGAGCAACCCGTGGGCCGCGGACGGTCAGCTGTCGCCGAAGTCCATCGTGCGCGAGATGTGGCTGGGGGCCTTCACCTTTCGTGAGTACGTCAGCGTCTACGGGCTGACCCGCTCCGAGGGAGCCGTCCTGCGCTACCTCTCCGATGCGTTCAAGGCGCTGCGGTCCGGCGTCCCTGCGGCGGCACGCACCGAGGAGGTGACCGACGTCGTCGAATGGCTCGGCGAGCTCGTCCGCCAGGTGGACTCGAGCCTGCTCGACGAATGGGAGCAGCTGACCAGTCCGGATCAGCCGCTGGACGCGCCGGTGGCCGTGCCCGCCCGCCCTCGTCCGATGACCGGCAACGAGCGGGCGTTCACCGCGATGGTCCGCAACGCGCTCTTCCGTCGGGTGGAGTTGTTCGCCCGCGGCCGCTGGTACGACCTCGGGGAGCTGGACGGCGGTTCCGGTTGGACGTCGGAACGCTGGGCCGAGGTCGGGCGGGAGTACTACGACGAGCACGACGACGTCGGTACCGGCGCAGACGCGCGTGGACCGGCGCTATTGATCATCGACCGTCAACCCGACGTGTGGAACGTGCGTCAAATCCTGGACGACCCTGCCGGAGACCATGATTGGGGCTTGGACGTCGTGGTGGACCTGACCGCATCCGACGAGGAGGGTGTCGCGGTGCTGCGCGTGGAGGACGCCGGGCGCAGAGACTGA
- a CDS encoding DNA-3-methyladenine glycosylase family protein gives MTLSPQRRGAGDPCYQLVEGAIWKTSLLPSGPVTARMVTSGRVTVDCEAWGDGAEEFVERLPALLGMHDDAAGFMPEEPTIAAAYRRVPHLRLGRTDRVMEALVPAILEQRVAGKDAFRAWRLLVAKFGTPAPGPAPARMRVPPPADVWRRIPSWEFHLANVDPGRARTVVACAHRADSLERLSSRPAADARAALMTLPGAGVWTAAEVAQRAWGDADALSIGDYHLSNVVGSTLLGHRIDDEEMVELLEPMRPHRYRAVRLLEVSGLARNPRFGARRSIPDLRSL, from the coding sequence ATGACGCTGTCACCGCAGCGTCGCGGCGCCGGTGACCCCTGCTACCAACTGGTCGAGGGCGCGATCTGGAAGACCAGCCTGCTGCCCAGCGGACCGGTGACCGCGCGAATGGTGACGTCGGGCCGCGTCACCGTCGACTGCGAGGCGTGGGGTGACGGGGCCGAGGAGTTCGTCGAGCGCCTGCCCGCGCTGTTGGGCATGCACGACGACGCGGCCGGGTTCATGCCCGAGGAGCCGACGATCGCGGCCGCGTACCGTCGCGTGCCCCATCTACGCCTCGGCCGTACGGACCGCGTCATGGAAGCCCTGGTGCCCGCGATCCTCGAGCAGCGGGTCGCGGGCAAGGACGCGTTCCGGGCCTGGCGCCTGCTGGTGGCGAAGTTCGGTACGCCCGCTCCGGGACCCGCTCCGGCCCGCATGCGCGTGCCCCCTCCCGCCGACGTGTGGCGGCGCATCCCGTCGTGGGAGTTCCATCTCGCCAACGTCGACCCCGGCAGGGCGCGGACGGTGGTCGCCTGCGCGCATCGCGCGGACTCGCTCGAGCGGCTGTCGTCCCGCCCCGCCGCGGACGCTAGGGCGGCGTTGATGACGCTGCCGGGGGCCGGGGTGTGGACCGCCGCCGAGGTCGCGCAGCGGGCCTGGGGTGACGCCGACGCGCTGTCGATCGGCGATTACCACCTCTCCAACGTGGTCGGCTCGACGCTTCTGGGCCACCGGATCGACGACGAGGAGATGGTCGAGCTGTTGGAACCGATGCGACCACATCGGTACCGCGCCGTGCGATTGCTGGAGGTCAGCGGCCTGGCACGCAACCCGCGCTTCGGTGCGCGGCGGTCCATCCCGGATCTGCGCAGCCTCTAG
- a CDS encoding DUF427 domain-containing protein: MTDRTVHEPTASHPITVTPTGRHVVVRVNGEVVAETDAALTLQESTYPAVQYVPLADVSPTVLTRSDTTTYCPYKGEAKYYDVDAAGNTVADAIWTYEQPYPAVAEIAGHVAFYATKADVTVA; encoded by the coding sequence ATGACCGATCGCACCGTTCACGAGCCCACCGCCAGCCATCCCATCACCGTCACGCCGACCGGCCGACACGTCGTCGTCCGGGTGAACGGCGAAGTCGTCGCCGAGACCGACGCCGCGTTGACCCTGCAGGAGTCGACGTACCCCGCGGTGCAGTACGTACCGCTCGCCGACGTCTCGCCGACGGTGCTGACGCGCAGTGACACCACCACCTACTGCCCGTACAAGGGCGAGGCCAAGTACTACGACGTGGACGCCGCGGGAAACACCGTCGCCGATGCGATCTGGACCTACGAGCAGCCCTACCCGGCGGTCGCCGAGATCGCCGGTCACGTGGCGTTCTACGCGACCAAGGCCGACGTCACCGTCGCCTGA